The DNA window AAGTATTCCACATCTAAACGCCATCCATCCAACGAATAAGCTTGCTAAAATAGCACAGGTAAGCCTAACATGGACGAGGGGCACGTACTGATGGGACAGGTGATGAGGAAACCGGAGtgggggcggaggaggagggagcccGACGCGCGGTAGTCGTAGCGCGGGAGGTTGATCACCGCCGCGTGCTGCTCCCATGGCTGCAGCTGTCGGTCgctggcggcgtcggcggcggcgacgggggccTCCGGCTCAGTAGGTGGCTCGCGAGACGGCGGTGTGGTTACGGCTTCGGGGCTCGCTTccggcgccgccatggcgaGGCGCCGAGgggtttctctctcctcggtCTCACTCCGGTTTGGCCCTTGCGCGGTGGGATCAAGATCGCAGCTTTGACTGCAACTTTAGCAGAACATCCATCCGCGTAAGGATCAGGTGAAGATGTAACAACTTTTGCAGTCGTtccgtccatccatccattgaATAATGAATCAACGGTTACATGAAGAGCTATTCTTTTTCTGTCTTTTTTCTGTCTGTCCTGAAATTATATAGTAGTAAAtcgaaattattttattccaaacttcataatttaataattcagTGAttgtaaatttcatatttatagaaaattttaaaaactcatATTATCATACATCcgtcataaaatataattatttatgtgtgtttctcaaaatatatccAGAGATAGGgacatccatatatattttgagaaacaCACAAAAATACTTAGGGGTtgatcgtttggctttttcaaaaagtcaaacggtgtttttataaataaaaaataatttatgaataagttTGTTTATGTAGATTTTCCGaatgatctaaaaactaaaactaaaaaataaaatacaatgaaaaacattaaaatctactctaaatttaagattgaataaattttggcttataaatataagtagaagcaAAAAATGTGAGGtcgttatattttaaaaggttACAAGAATTTTATTAGGATGAGCATGGAATAAATAATTAGGGAGTAAATTTTGAAAGGTTCTTCCACGCTCATcccaataaaattattagaacctttcaaaatataatgacctcatattttttgcttctacttatatttataagccaaaataaattcaatcctaaacttggagtagattttgatgtttttttattatattttatttttcagtaatGAAATAATTTAGGTTTACTACTAGATAATTTCAGAacagatagaaaaaaaaaggaagagaataGCTCTCATCTAGCCGTTGATTCATTAttccatggatggatggaacgACTGTAAAAGTTGCAGTCCTAGTTACAACTTCACGTGATCCagaccccatccatccaaccgTTAAATGAGTAACCAATGGCCGATTGTAGAGCTGCCCATTTCCCTGTGTTTTCCCTATAGCTACTCCACTTAGCAAgcctaaattaatttattactttgcttaaacaaaaaagttttattgaaCACACTGGGGGTGGTTGTTCCAAaatgcatatttaaaaataaaaaataatttgtaaataaaaattttatatacggattcttagcaatctaaaaatcaagattggaaaataaacttcagtgaaagaaataaaatcaactttaaaattaaggttaaaaatttaaattttgacttgcataatcagaagaaaaaaagataagaatgATTGAGTATAAGTAATTTAAccattatatttctaatttcaTCTAAGTGATTTTTTTCGATTCATGATCTGCAAAATAACAAGTAAAGCAAAGAAGAGACAGTGTCttagatctagccgttggtatTCAGCTGAACGGTGGATTGATCCCAACTGCTAAAGTTGCAGTCAAAGCTGCAACTTCAGCTGATCCTGATCCTGCGCGGAGCAGCGGAGGGTTTGGGGTTTGCAGGCGTATTCCATGGAGCGTGTTAACTCGGTGCGAAAGCGTATCATGCTTTTCCCGTAAACTCGTATAGATAGGCTTTTGCTCGCTTCAGGTTACAGCGTCAAAGCATATCGTCCAAATTtggttatttatattttcattcggaagatcatttaaaatagttttatctttcatatctTTTGTACTCGAGtggatcatctatatatgacatcctccatATCTCTTTAGAGAATAGAGAGAACATGTAGTTTTTctcttaatatggatgacatccaaaaatagatgataggatagataTTCTGCTAGAGCTCAATTtatactcttcatcctctatttctaggtcGAAGGATGAGATGTATGTATTGTTAGGGAGGCTCTTagtatgctttttttttcttgtgaagATACGAAAGACCATATGCTTCCGGATACTCATGGGGTGCCAGGATTAGCATGATGTctatagaattaaataaaaaaagtaaaacatgTCTTACATGAGAAATGCTTTTCATACAACACCCAAGATGAGGGATgagtaatattaaatttatatttgaattagtAGCGTTTACATTGTAAAAGTGGCGTCTAGTATTAGTTTATTTGTGACatagataatataaaaaaacatgattagtTTCAGGATTATTCTTAGGAAAAGTGtatgtttaaattcaacttataTTAGTTgtagtaaaaaataacaaatatattccCTCTGTTTCGTAATATAAGTCTTTCTGATATTATCTAGATTAGatgttaatgaatttagacacatatataaagtatatacgTTCATCGAAGCAAAGCCagaaaaacttataatataaaacgaaggtAGTAATTGTTATTGTGTATATACAAGTGTCTAAACCAACGTTGCATGTCAGTTAAAACTTTTCTCGTCTACTTGGTCACTTGATTTATGGTGGACACTGGCTAGAAAGGTCAAAGGACCAGGCTCTTGCGTTGGACACTTGGACTTGGACTATAGTAGCGCTCGTAGAGGTGCTACAAGTATTTTATAAGCATTTGCTTCACTTTCACTTGTTTGTATTGGACCACTAGACTCTTAACTGTAGTACTTACCCTGATCAACTATTTAAGCACCTATCTAAGAATTTAGCATTGAAGGTGTCCTGACAAGtagattttttaactttgtcgATAGTAGTTATTTTCATCGTTTGTATACCATAAAATATCTATCATCTCACAAAATACATCCTTTGTCCTAGCAGTGAACTCTCTTAGAGTATAAACTCTCCTATAGGAGATGATTGTTTGGCgtatttaagaaaaaaccaaacgtcatatttttaaaataaaatatattttgtggaTATATCTTAgtttttattgatctaaaagcctagactagaaaataaattaagatagatttaaaattaaaaatttaaactctggtttataagtataagtgtaAGAAAAAGATGAGCCTACAATCCTGCATGTGTTTCAATTACACACCGAAAAATTAAGATGGGACTGTATGTGTTTCTATTACATACCGaaaagattaattaggatcaaGATCACCAACTCGAACAATATTGGGTAAGAACTAAATCTTCCAAAAAAAcgacaaaaatatatgatcCGTCGTGCCCACGTCATATCAGGAAGAACAATTTCGAAAAGCATATCGCGGCAacatttgtagttttttttttatcatatagtaaCAAACAAGACTGGATTCCCGATAAAGaaataagcattttttttgtccattaATTGGAGGATACAGCTACGAACAGTTACGAACTATCAATCCAGCCAGTTAAGATCGTAATATTAGGATCAGAATTACTAGATACGAATAGAACTTCTCAAGGCACCACGGTAATCCAGCGTGACATCTTTTTTCTCACTATAGATTATCCCATCTGGCGACGATTTCCGGCGCAAATCTTTGGAGCACCGGCCTCGCCGCGACGGCAGCGCCGGACAAGACTCCACCGAGGACGGCAGCGGCGATCATCGCCCGCGGCCCGGACGCAGTGTGGTAGATTGCCCCGGCTCCggtcccggcggcgacggtgttgACCCAGTCGTTGGCGCCGTCGCGCTGGTACCGGACGAAGCTCTCGGTCCCGGCGAAGACCATCGCCATCACGCCGAGCCGGTTCCCGTAGCTGCGGCCGAGGGTGCCGCTGTGGTTGAGGACGCGGTGGAGGCGCAGCTTGGCGGACTCGCCGCgctcggcctcggcggcggcgcggcggacgccCACGAGCGCGCCGGCCGTGGCGCCGCTGAGGAAGCCGACGCCGGTGTAGAACGTGAGGTTCTCGCCCCAGGTGCGGGTCTTCCTGCGCGCCTCCTCCTGAAAGAGGCACTCGGGCGAGGTGGGCAGGTCGTAGAGCGCCTGGTACGAGGTGGGGACGCCGAGGCCCTGCGGCCGCTCCGGCGCGTAGAGGCGGCGGAGCCCCTCGCCGGGCTCCTGGGCGTCGACGGCACGGGACATGGCTGGCCGGATCTTGGTGGCGCGCGAATCCGAGAACGACGGCGTGTGCTGCGGACGTTCCTGGCCGATCGGTTCGGTTGCTGCCGCTGCGGCGCCGCGGGTTTTAGAGAGGGAGCAGTCCGATCTGCGCCTTCCGCTCGCCGTGTCGCCGAAGAAAAAGGATGGGGGGCGGAACCGTGCGAGGTGCGGACTCGGAAGGGGAAGCCCACTAAAAGGGGCGCGCGTCCGATTCGGCCCAATGGGCTAGTAGGCTTTCCATACGGTGCTGGATTAGTGGGGCGCTAATAAGTCGTAATAATGACCCACAAAGCGTATCTGACATTTCACTCGTACGGAGTCTTCCCTCCGTTCCGTATGCGCTggtaaatctaaatatatatatacagtatatatatatatattgatatagtgataaatctaaacaatgattttataatatgaaacggatgaagTATAAATCACTATATCCATGTTTATCGAGATAAGATAGTGAATAGTATTTTGAGTGCCACATCTAACAAATACATAGTGCTATTTTAAACCACTTCATATATCATTTCATCAAACTACTACGGCCTACGGAGTACAGGTTATTAATTAAGTTATTTATCATTTCATCATTTGGATGTGCATAACCTTTCTTTACATGCAAATACACCCTACAATGGTAGAACCCAGCGGCATTGTTGTGCCAACATTAAGGCCTCCTTTTAAGTTTGAAACATAAGATTTTTACGGTGTCCACATTAAATCCAATGAAATTTATAAGGAAGGACTCAATGCATATGGATTTTAGACAAAAGTTCCCTTTGAGTCTGACCAGATTCTAGTGTATTTCATGTGGTCTATTCAAAtgattatttatatgttttgcaatccGATATATTTGCCCTtacatttatattaaaattattccTTTTAAACTCATGCGCTTCAGCGCTTCCCTACTCCTATGTTATAGTCTAAGAAAAGAAATACACGATGATATCCAACCAACGTTGTTTACCACCATTTTTAGCACATCTAGGATGTCTTCGTTATGGGTACCTTTGTTGTGACTATACTACGTCAAAATGGTCATATTTGGTTGTTAATTGCTCATCTGCGATATAAAGTTGGGAGAGATATCTATGTATAATGTGGACTAATGACAGTCATACTCACACATAACCATATAGTAGGAGGAGCATTAGTATACAATAGAAGTAGGCATCTGATGTCGGGTAGGAGGAAGAAGTGAGAGTGAGAATAAATCAACATGGCAGCGATTCACATAGAGTCCCACTACCCCCAGCCTTGATCTGATCAGAACTCCAAGACCACGCGTAAGGCCATTCACTGTGCATGCTATCTACAGGAGGAGCTTCATCATGCCAACtaagaaaaagataatgaAGACTCTTTTTATCACGGTGCAAGTGGTTTGGGATGCAAGTGACTTAAAATAGGCCCCACATCAAATGTTAGTCTGTCGTTTACTTCTTTTCATCTCTCCAGCATCATTCTTTTCCTCCTTTCCGTCAAGGTTGAGCAGTGGCAAACGAggccaggcggcggcgacgggtcgAGCAGCCGGCGACGGATCGAGGGGGAGGCCGCTTGAGCAGGCGACAATAGAGTGGGGTCGAGTGGCCGTCGGCAGAGGCGCAGATCTACATGGGCAGGTGTTCCGATGACGTCAATACTAGCGCAGGAGCCGCCGCCACGAGCTTGGGGTCAATGCTGCTCCTCCAGATCCAGGAGGGGGCGGGAAGGGTGTCACCGGCTGCCGGCGGTGTCTCTCCACGACGAGGTGGAGCATTTTGATATTTCCCTCCATCCTAACCCACGCTTAGCAAGACACACCTCCTTCCACTGCTCCACTGCGTATCTCCATGGGTGCCTCTGCCAATTCTTGATGAGGAAATGAGAGCTTGCAGAGGACACAAGCATCCTTTTTCGAACCACCTAGCACTATATCTTCTCTTCTCCACGTCAGAATGACTCCTATGTGGTGAGTTGAAACTACTCGTCACGCAAGAACACTATGAATGTCCTAAATGACCTACGAGTGAGGTGTCACCATcgcgctggcgccggcgcATGTAGATTCACCACCGCCGGGGTCACCGGCGCACACAGTGCACAGACACAAGGGTTGTTCAGGATTCTCGGGACGAGGCGGCGATGCGCGCGCGGGAATTTGGGCCAGGCCGAATCCAACGTGCGCATCATGCCACGGAAAATTGGGTTGGGCCGGGCACTCGACGAAACGGGCCCAACTTTGGAACAGTACTGGTCGTGCAAGCCCACGTAAACCGCACCAAACAAGGTCgtgtccccccccccccccccccccccccccccaaaggCCCCAAACCCCAGTGTGACCTCTCCGCCGCGCTGCAGCAATGGAGGCGCAGGCGGACGACGACATCGCCGCCTTGCGCGAGCAGTGCCGGAGCCTGGAGGAGGCCATAGGCTTCCGCCGGGAGACGCAGCTGGGCCTCGTCGCTTCCCTCCAGCGCCTCGTCCCCGACCTCGTCCCCTCCCTCGACTGCTCGCTCCGCATCATCGCCGCCTTCAAcggccgccccttcgtccccaCCCCGAACCCCGACGCCGCCCACGGTAAGGGCCCCGCCGCCCTCAAGCCCCACCAGCGCCGCGCCCTCCCCGACCCGGCTCGCTCCACCCGCCGCAAGACCTCGCCCGGATCCTCCCctgcctccgtcgccgccgcacccggCGGCCTCGACGCCGTGCGCACCATGGTCGCCGTGTGCCTTCTGGAGCTCGTCCCCTTCGCCGAgatcgacgccgccgcgctcgcccgccgccTGCAGGCGGAAAACTCTTCTGCCAGCGAGGCCGAGCGGACTGCTCTCGCTGACCTAGCGGCCGAACTCGGTGGCTCCGCGGCCTCCGCTGTAGTCCTCGCTCTCCGACGCATAGCCGAGGACAACGGCGGTGTGCAGATCGAGGAGGCCATGATTGGGGGCAAGTCGATGACGATGGTCTGGGCCATCGACCGGAGCAAGCTCCTCAAGGAACTGCCAGAATCTGCTACTTTGCCCCAActccaacctccgccagcTCTTCAGGCAGCCCCCTCTGAGACCGATGCTAGCAGCGCGATGATACCAAGGACACCGCAACAGCAGCCGGATATGTGGCCGCATGCGATGCCGCCAATATTCCCACGGCCGAGGGGCATGGCTATGCAGGGGATGCAGAGGGTGCCTGGCGTGCCGCCAGGTATGATGCCGCTGCAGCGGCCATTCATGGGGCCAGCTGGAGTTATCGCAATGGGTGGGGGTATGGGGCCTAACCCAACccagcagaagcagaagacCGAGGAGGACGAACTTAAGGATCTGGAGCTGCTGCTGAACAAGAAGACATATAGAGAGAAGCAGAACACCAAGACAGGGGAGGAACTTTTGGATCTCATTCACCGGCCCACAGCGAAGGAGACGGCTGTGGCAGCAAAGGTTTGTTTTCCCGTCGCCTCTGGCAGTGTTTTTGTTGTTGGTACCGTGTAACTGGAGATGCTTAGGACTTAACTTGTTATTGATGTAGCCCCACACTGTTAGTCTTATAGTAGTAAATGAGTTGGTCTGCTTATGCATTACTAGTGTTGAAACTATCATAGGATGCATAACAGCTAGAGGCATACTGCTATACTGGATGGTATATTGGTATATCATAAATTGCTTAGATTCTGCGCTTGATTAGTGTGAACGACAAAGTAACATTgttttttatcactttgtgttgtttgaactttgaagcGTCTGTATATTGTTGACTTTTCGACAATTGTAGCTTCTACTCTTCTAGTTCATgcacatttatttatgctataGCTGACAAGGTTCATATCTTTTTTCTAATACTGTGGTTTTGTTCATGTAGTTTAAAACAAAAGGTGGCTCCCAACTGAAGGAATATTGTACCAACTTAACTAAAGAAGATTGCCGACGCCAGAGTGGATCTTTTGTTGCCTGTGACAAGGTTAGTGCGGTGATACTATCCTGCACTTTCAATATGTACCTCCTCATGTTACATtggctccttttttttaacagcAGTAGAACAAAACCTGCTGTTACAGTGTGCTTATCCACAATCATGGTCTCTTTGAAGATGAAATTATCTTTTTAACATATAAGGTTCTACTTTtggttattttaatttgtccaTTCAGATTCATCAGATGATTTTGAATACTTGAATGACTTCTGCTATCTGGTTGTTTAGCTGTTAGTGATAGCTGATCAGTAGGTAACTGCTTCTGTTTCAATCTGAGCAGGTCCACTTCCGCCGTATTATTGCTCCTCATACTGATACAAACCTAGGAGATTGCTCGTTTCTGGACACTTGCCGCCACACAAAGGTTGACCACTTTTGGCATACACACTCATTGTTTCCTCTATCATCACATGTATATTTGTATCTTACACTATCATAAAATTTGTAGACTTGCAAGTATGTCCACTACGAGCTTGACCAAACACCAGATATACCTCCAATGATGGCTGGTGGCCTTGCACCCCCAAGGCAAATTAGACCCCAGAGAGCTGAATATTGTTCAGAAATAGAGCTTGGAGAAGCTCAATGGATAAATTGTGACATCCGAAACTTCAGGATGGACATCTTAGGGCAGTTTGGAGTAATTATGGCTGATCCCCCTTGGGATATTCATATGGAATTGCCATATGGCACAATGGCTGATGATGAAATGAGGACTCTTAATGTTCCTGCTTTACAAACTGATGGTTTGATTTTCTTATGGGTCACTGGTCGTGCAATGGAACTTGGTCGGGAGTGGTAAGTTTCCAGAATCATATTTTCTTAGTTGTCTACACTCTTCAGCAGTGCCAACAggctaattaataattgataGCATTGTTCTTCAATTTTATCTACTGAGTGCGGACCATTGAGCAGATATGGCCACACTTTATACCCAAACAACTTGATAGATGATAGATGCTATAATAACAAGTGCTGCAATATTCATTTCCTTAATGATTCTGTATTTACTTAGTGTCCACTGCCACGTACAAATTTTCCCAGAATACTGGACGCCTGAACAATTTTCTTATCTGACAACTATGCTGCTTGTTTTTGCCATTCTTCAGTTTGGAGCTTTGGGGTTACAAGCGTGTTGAGGAAATTATTTGGGTGAAGACCAATCAACTTCAACGTATTATTCGAACTGGCCGCACTGGTCACTGGTTGAATCATAGTAAAGAACATTGCCTTGTTGGAATAAAAGGAAACCCTTTAGTGAACAGAAACATTGACACTGATGTTATTGTTGCTGAAGTCCGTGAAACAAGCAGAAAACCCGATGAGGTACTGTACCCACTTCTTTGGTTCTATTTCTATACTGATAGTTCAGAACAAGTAGTGTCTGTTTTTGTGTAGTTAAATGTGACCTCCAAAAGTATTATGTAAACTTTGTTTCTACCTAGGGTTTATAATGATTTTTCGTCCCTATTGTAAGCATTCATCTAGCCACGACTATCTGAAAGCTTTTATAATTCTTTGAAACTATCTCGTTCAAGATAGGCTACATacataaaatctatttttctgtGCAGATGTACCCCATGCTAGAAAGAATAAGCCCAAGGACAAGGAAGCTGGAACTTTTTGCAAGAATGCATAATGCACATGCTGGGTATGCCCTCGTATTTCTCCCCCTTAGATTTCTTTTGTATCCGAACCAGATGGTCTAACCATGTATGTACcatttattcttttctttatttgctCAGATGGCTTTCCCTGGGTAACCAGTTAAATGGAGTAAGGCTTGTTGATGAAGGATTGAGAGCACGGTACAAAGCTGCTTATCCTGATTCAGAGGTTCAGCCGCCATCACCTCCCAGGGCAACCGCCCCTATGGATGGTGATCCAAGCACGTCACAGAAACCTACTGTATCAGACGGCGAGAGGCCTGCCTGATGTAGTGACGTTAGCAGTCGGCACCTTACACTCAGGAATCATCGTGCAAGGATGCACACACCTTGTACGACAGTATTTATCACTCGTTGGTTTTTCACTGAGAAGTTACACCGGTTGTAAAATTAATCAGGTTGGTTTTCTTAGAAGTAACTCCAGTTGTAAAATTGTTGTTTTTGGTCGCTCGAGAAATGTAAGAGTGAAGAGGTGCTGGGTTTTGTAATGTTGGCAGACATCCATCTAATAGAAGCCTCTACTGATCTTGCTAATTTGTCACCATCGATGCCAGATTACCCGCATTTCATTTGCATGAACAAATCACAGTATGCAGCATTTGTAAGGTCGAGCTAACTTTGCATCACCTGTGTTGTATGctttttgcttctttttttggtGGCGTGTCATAACTCATAAGCATGTAATTGGTGGTGATTCCAGAAGGGTAGGTGCAAAATGGAACCAACAAAATCATTTGCCTGTAATTGCTTGAACCATATTGCTTAGCATTCATGTCACGAATGCTCAAAACCATGTGGATGGCTGTAGTCGACTAGTCGCCGGCCAGCAGCTCGATGGCCTCACGGCCCCGTTATTTTCGGCTTTCTTAATTAGCCCATTAGCCTGAAATGagaaatataattagtatataattaattgagaaataagtattaaatagattatttattttttaaaaaaaacatatatatcgaAAATTTCCGTACTATTTAGCGGTTTAACTGTCGATGGAGTGGGTACTGAAAAGAACGAGACCGTGTGACTATACTTCCAACTGTAACACTGTTTATTTCTAATAAATTATAACCCCATAATATTTCCAGCGGACTTGATTGTTGTTACTATTTTCTAGTACATGGTACATGTGGGCTATGGTAAGGCCACGTTTagattgtaaatttttttttggagaagaGATCACATCGAACATTTAATCGGATgtcagaaaatttttggacacgaatgaaaaaaacgaatttcataactctgatggaaaccgcgagacgaattttttgagcgtAATTAAGCCGCCATTAGCACAGgttggttaccgtagcacttatagctaatcgtggactaattagactcaaaagattcgtctcaagatttctcccataactgtgcaattagtttttcgttccATCTATgcttaatgctccatttaaatgtccaaaaatttgatgtgatgtttttggaaaaaaaatttgtaaactaaacaaggcctaaatttAATGCAAGGGAAACGATGCTACTATTTTCGATACAAAATTGTTCGGCATGGCCATCTAGAAGTACTAATTTAGAACACCTAACGATATTAGTTTTCAAGCAATGTATCTTTACTACTTTAAAAAGAGAAGTTTCGTCCTCTCCCCACGTCGCAcatcctcccctcccttctcctcctACACACGTTGCACCGATCTGGCCGGGCGCCTGGATCAAGtgataattaaattaactttcaACTATACAACCAATTAGTTTCAATAGCTCAGTGGTAAGCTTGTCTTTTCTCTAAAGGAAGGTCATGGGTTCGGTTCTCCCATGAAgcaagttttaaaaaaaaaaattaaaattttagctgtgaattattttaattttagggtaGATTATTTTACAACAAATTTTCTACTTATAAATATTGTATACAGTTTATGGacggaaatattttatttgttttgaaattttgcgactacaatttatttatgtataaagtttatgtatatttatataaacagTGTATGaacgaaaatattttatttatttccgtTCTCACGTCGCACATCACCCCTCCCCTCGTATGTCGCACAtgagaaaacagaaaaaaatcctaCGTCTATTAAAAAACCgccctcatggaaaaaaaaagtgacgTTATTCTCTCCGCCTCTCTCACGCGGGTCCTCGCCTCCTCGGACtttgtcgtcgccgctcctcccCGCTGTTGCCGGTCGGCAGCGTCGTCCTTGCTTCCCGTCGGACAtcgtgccgccgtcgccgctgcagcCCACCAGTCGCTGCCGTTGcgccctctccccctcctctccctctctcacgtAGGCACATAGCTGCATCACGAAGCTtctcgccgctgccgtccCCCTTGCCTCCACCCCCTCGCCCCCGGTTGCCTCCCCCTCGTCGCATCTCGTCCCTGATTTACTGGTCGCAAGCAGATGCCCTCAGTTGTGTTCTATGGCTCTCCACAAGGTGTTCCAGTGAAGAAGCCACTGAGCCTGTTACGGTTGCTGAGGGAAATCCGAATTGATCTCAAGAAACAGAGCAGACCGATTTGGTCCCTAGGTTGCTAATTGTCTTATCTGATCTGTCTGATGTTGCATTTTGGTTCAAGCATACGGGCTACTTTTGTTCGAAGTGTTGAATGTTGTTTGTTGGGCATGTAGTGCTGGTGTCTGGGCAACCTTACCTAGGCAAGATGAGGTAATCAGGTTCACTAAAATACATGAGTATACCAATGTCTTTAGCTATGCAGGTCATTTTATATACTATTCTTTATTATATGtgttacttattttttataagctTATTTATTATGGTAcgttgaaaataaatttatattttaagctAACTATTTTCTTGTTAAATATAGTTTCGTTACACGGGACGAACATAACTATGTCGGATTTAAAAGTGCATCGTCACGCTTACAGCAACCAGAAGTTGAATCTCGTGAGGCCCAAACACCTTGGGGAGTAGTGAATTAGGCCCAAAGCCCAGAGAGTTCCACCCAATGGGCTCAAACTGGAGGGAGAGGTTTAGCCGTCGTTAGCTTCCTCTGTCTCCACCGGagtggtgcggcggcggcggcggaaggccgaggcggcgatggacttcTGCCCGGCGTGCGGGATGCTGCTGCAGATCCAGCCGGCCACCGGCGGGAACCGCATGCGCTTCTTCTGTCCCACCTGCCCCTACGTCTGCCCCGTCAGAAACAAGGCACGCCTTAGCTCGCCTCTCTTCCCTACCCTCCCCCCACACCTCCTCTTTCGTTTGCGTGTTGTTGCCCCTCTTCCTGCCTCggtgcctcgccgccggtggagcTTACTCGATGTGCTGTTGTGACCCCCCGCGTGTTTGGGGCCCTCGCAGATCGTGAAGAAGGCGAGGTTGGTGAAGAAGGAGGTAGAACCCATCttcagcggcgacgacgccatgAAGCTCGCCCCTAAGACCGCCAGTGAGCCCTCCCACCTCAACTTTTCCTTGAGAGGATTAATCGTTGTCTTAGTTCCCCATTCTACCGTCCGcgatataaattgttttttttttcatacagTATTAATTTAGGTGAAAAAACATTGTTATTTCCATCTGATCATTgagaaatctttttttttcgttccTTGCTATCCATTGGAATGCATGACTGGATAATCTAGCCAGAATCCAGCCTAATTGAAAGTCTCTTCCA is part of the Oryza brachyantha chromosome 2, ObraRS2, whole genome shotgun sequence genome and encodes:
- the LOC121053648 gene encoding mitochondrial import inner membrane translocase subunit TIM23-3-like, whose translation is MSRAVDAQEPGEGLRRLYAPERPQGLGVPTSYQALYDLPTSPECLFQEEARRKTRTWGENLTFYTGVGFLSGATAGALVGVRRAAAEAERGESAKLRLHRVLNHSGTLGRSYGNRLGVMAMVFAGTESFVRYQRDGANDWVNTVAAGTGAGAIYHTASGPRAMIAAAVLGGVLSGAAVAARPVLQRFAPEIVARWDNL
- the LOC102715647 gene encoding probable N6-adenosine-methyltransferase MT-A70-like; amino-acid sequence: MEAQADDDIAALREQCRSLEEAIGFRRETQLGLVASLQRLVPDLVPSLDCSLRIIAAFNGRPFVPTPNPDAAHGKGPAALKPHQRRALPDPARSTRRKTSPGSSPASVAAAPGGLDAVRTMVAVCLLELVPFAEIDAAALARRLQAENSSASEAERTALADLAAELGGSAASAVVLALRRIAEDNGGVQIEEAMIGGKSMTMVWAIDRSKLLKELPESATLPQLQPPPALQAAPSETDASSAMIPRTPQQQPDMWPHAMPPIFPRPRGMAMQGMQRVPGVPPGMMPLQRPFMGPAGVIAMGGGMGPNPTQQKQKTEEDELKDLELLLNKKTYREKQNTKTGEELLDLIHRPTAKETAVAAKFKTKGGSQLKEYCTNLTKEDCRRQSGSFVACDKVHFRRIIAPHTDTNLGDCSFLDTCRHTKTCKYVHYELDQTPDIPPMMAGGLAPPRQIRPQRAEYCSEIELGEAQWINCDIRNFRMDILGQFGVIMADPPWDIHMELPYGTMADDEMRTLNVPALQTDGLIFLWVTGRAMELGRECLELWGYKRVEEIIWVKTNQLQRIIRTGRTGHWLNHSKEHCLVGIKGNPLVNRNIDTDVIVAEVRETSRKPDEMYPMLERISPRTRKLELFARMHNAHAGWLSLGNQLNGVRLVDEGLRARYKAAYPDSEVQPPSPPRATAPMDGDPSTSQKPTVSDGERPA
- the LOC102708687 gene encoding DNA-directed RNA polymerase III subunit RPC10-like gives rise to the protein MDFCPACGMLLQIQPATGGNRMRFFCPTCPYVCPVRNKIVKKARLVKKEVEPIFSGDDAMKLAPKTATSCPRCYNGEAYFKQMQIRSADEPMTTFYKCCNGNCQFQWRDD